The Brassica napus cultivar Da-Ae chromosome C7, Da-Ae, whole genome shotgun sequence genome has a segment encoding these proteins:
- the LOC125590425 gene encoding uncharacterized protein LOC125590425, protein MISHVILGSSEISGISHAPAKKSTWNAKNGLEAAKPKCLLLGTDEISFMAKEEEKILTPHHDAMVISLTVANCLVKRILVDYGSSDNIIFQAAYKDLGLEESTLTLRITPLIGFSGEVKQTARELTLPVYAEGLNMSTKFLDVDCDSSYNMILGRPWIHGMGAIPSTLHQMVKFPAPWGIRTIRGEQEYSRLCYQTNFKGKTKVL, encoded by the coding sequence ATGATATCACATGTCATATTAGGCAGTTCGGAGATCAGCGGCATAAGCCACGCACCCGCGAAGAAAAGCACTTGGAACGCCAAGAACGGCCTAGAGGCAGCCAAGCCGAAATGCCTGCTCTTGGGTACGGACGAAATAAGTTTCATGGCCAAGGAGGAGGAAAAGATTCTCACCCCCCATCATGATGCCATGGTTATATCGCTCACTGTAGCGAACTGCCTGGTGAAAAGGATACTGGTAGATTATGGAAGCTCCGAcaacatcatcttccaggcCGCATACAAGGATCTAGGACTGGAGGAAAGCACTCTAACTCTAAGGATAACCCCACTCATAGGGTTCAGCGGAGAAGTCAAGCAAACCGCCAGAGAGTTGACCCTCCCAGTATATGCTGAAGGGCTCAACATGTCAACCAAGTTCCTTGATGTTGACTGCGACTCATCCTACAATATGATCCTAGGACGGCCCTGGATTCACGGCATGGGAGCCATCCCTTCGACTCTTCACCAGATGGTGAAATTCCCTGCACCCTGGGGCATAAGGACAATAAGAGGGGAACAAGAGTATTCCCGCCTCTGCTACCAGACTAACTTTAAGGGaaagaccaaggtcttatag